The Pleuronectes platessa chromosome 11, fPlePla1.1, whole genome shotgun sequence genome includes a window with the following:
- the bsdc1 gene encoding BSD domain-containing protein 1 isoform X1, whose translation MAEGEGWWGGWLQQSYQAVKDKSSEALEFLKRDLTEFSTVVQHDTACSLAATASAVRNKLAVSSPGSLFSPDCVFVSPSHVQTVTLSISATSQVEGSSETTEKVKKSLSSFLGVISDTLAPPPDKTIDCDVITLMATPSGTTEVYDSSKARLYSLQADPATYCNEPDGPPEKFDNWLSSFCLEDKKGEISELLVNSPSIRSLYTKMVPAAVSHSEFWQRYFYKVFQLDQEEARRVALKQRAEQTTHSETLGWEEEEEDDFLGASPSSSSQLNFPPLFDNTSPQLPTTPTAPTGTSLLSPVLSPSEERDATLSISSDSVSLPTQVDMRPEPVALQLANKLTEASLEDVAVKTQETQSPAKRDLPPQPQVEAAPQPQVTVDGAPSRTPASKPEPTKEEGPQDLRVFELNSDSGKSTPSNNGKKGSSTDVSEDWEKDFDLDMTEEEVQLALSKIEDTGELEEDWENWN comes from the exons ATGGCTGAAGG aGAAGGCTGGTGGGGAGGCTGGCTTCAGCAGAGCTACCAGGCCGTCAAAGACAAG TCGTCTGAGGCCTTAGAATTCCTGAAGCGAGACCTGACAGAGTTCTCCACTGTGGTGCAGCATGACACCGCCTGCTCACTTGCGGCGACAGCCTCTGCTGTCAGAAACAAACTTGCAGTAAGTTCTCCTGGGTCTCTGTTTTCTCctgactgtgtatttgtgtcaccATCACATGTACAGACTGTAACCCTGTCTATTTCCGCTACTTCCCAGGTGGAAGGCTCCTCAGAAACCACAGAGAAGGTGAAGAAGAGCCTCTCTAGTTTCTTGGGAGTCATTTCTGACACACTTGCTCCACCCCCTGATAAAACCATcgactgtgatgtcatcacattGATGGCAACACCATCAGGAACCACAGAGGTTTACGACAGTTCCAAG GCACGTCTCTACAGTTTGCAAGCCGACCCTGCTACATACTGCAATGAGCCTGATG GGCCACCAGAGAAGTTTGACAACTGGCTGTCCAGCTTCTGTTTGGAGGATAAGAAAGGAGAAATCTCAGAGCTTTTGGTCAACAGTCCCTCTATACGATCCCTTTACACCAAAATG GTGCCAGCAGCTGTATCCCATTCAGAATTTTGGCAGAGGTATTTCTACAAAGTCTTCCAGTTGGACCAG GAGGAGGCGAGGAGAGTAGCACTGAAGCAGAGAGCAGAACAGACGACCCACTCAGAGACCCTGGgctgggaggaggaagaggagg ACGACTTCCTCGGCgcctcaccatcatcatcatctcaacTCAACTTCCCACCGCTGTTTGACAACACCTCACCCCAGCTGCCCACGACCCCGACAGCTCCCACAGGAACCTCTCTGCTGAGTCCCGTCCTGTCTCCAAGCGAAGAGCGTGACGCCACCCTGTCAATCAGCAGCGACAGCGTGAGCCTGCCCACACAGGTGGATATGCGGCCAGAGCCTGTCGCCCTGCAGCTGGCCAACAAACTGACAGAAGCTAGCTTGGAAGATGTCGCAGTCAAGACGCAGGAAACTCAGAGTCCTGCAAAGAGGGACTTACCCCCCCAGCCTCAAGTGGAGGCTGCACCCCAGCCACAGGTTACTGTTGACGGGGCGCCCTCGAGGACCCCTGCTTCTAAACCAGAGCCAACAAAAGAAGAGGGACCACAGGACCTGAGAGTGTTTGAGCTCAACTCTGACAGCGGGAAGTCAACGCCCTCTAACAACGGCAAGAAAG GGTCCAGCACCGACGTGAGTGAGGACTGGGAGAAAGACTTTGACCTGGACATGACCGAGGAAGAAGTTCAACTGGCACTCTCCAAAATAGAAGACACTGGGGAG CTGGAGGAAGACTGGGAGAACTGGAACTGA
- the bsdc1 gene encoding BSD domain-containing protein 1 isoform X2: MAEGEGWWGGWLQQSYQAVKDKSSEALEFLKRDLTEFSTVVQHDTACSLAATASAVRNKLAVEGSSETTEKVKKSLSSFLGVISDTLAPPPDKTIDCDVITLMATPSGTTEVYDSSKARLYSLQADPATYCNEPDGPPEKFDNWLSSFCLEDKKGEISELLVNSPSIRSLYTKMVPAAVSHSEFWQRYFYKVFQLDQEEARRVALKQRAEQTTHSETLGWEEEEEDDFLGASPSSSSQLNFPPLFDNTSPQLPTTPTAPTGTSLLSPVLSPSEERDATLSISSDSVSLPTQVDMRPEPVALQLANKLTEASLEDVAVKTQETQSPAKRDLPPQPQVEAAPQPQVTVDGAPSRTPASKPEPTKEEGPQDLRVFELNSDSGKSTPSNNGKKGSSTDVSEDWEKDFDLDMTEEEVQLALSKIEDTGELEEDWENWN; the protein is encoded by the exons ATGGCTGAAGG aGAAGGCTGGTGGGGAGGCTGGCTTCAGCAGAGCTACCAGGCCGTCAAAGACAAG TCGTCTGAGGCCTTAGAATTCCTGAAGCGAGACCTGACAGAGTTCTCCACTGTGGTGCAGCATGACACCGCCTGCTCACTTGCGGCGACAGCCTCTGCTGTCAGAAACAAACTTGCA GTGGAAGGCTCCTCAGAAACCACAGAGAAGGTGAAGAAGAGCCTCTCTAGTTTCTTGGGAGTCATTTCTGACACACTTGCTCCACCCCCTGATAAAACCATcgactgtgatgtcatcacattGATGGCAACACCATCAGGAACCACAGAGGTTTACGACAGTTCCAAG GCACGTCTCTACAGTTTGCAAGCCGACCCTGCTACATACTGCAATGAGCCTGATG GGCCACCAGAGAAGTTTGACAACTGGCTGTCCAGCTTCTGTTTGGAGGATAAGAAAGGAGAAATCTCAGAGCTTTTGGTCAACAGTCCCTCTATACGATCCCTTTACACCAAAATG GTGCCAGCAGCTGTATCCCATTCAGAATTTTGGCAGAGGTATTTCTACAAAGTCTTCCAGTTGGACCAG GAGGAGGCGAGGAGAGTAGCACTGAAGCAGAGAGCAGAACAGACGACCCACTCAGAGACCCTGGgctgggaggaggaagaggagg ACGACTTCCTCGGCgcctcaccatcatcatcatctcaacTCAACTTCCCACCGCTGTTTGACAACACCTCACCCCAGCTGCCCACGACCCCGACAGCTCCCACAGGAACCTCTCTGCTGAGTCCCGTCCTGTCTCCAAGCGAAGAGCGTGACGCCACCCTGTCAATCAGCAGCGACAGCGTGAGCCTGCCCACACAGGTGGATATGCGGCCAGAGCCTGTCGCCCTGCAGCTGGCCAACAAACTGACAGAAGCTAGCTTGGAAGATGTCGCAGTCAAGACGCAGGAAACTCAGAGTCCTGCAAAGAGGGACTTACCCCCCCAGCCTCAAGTGGAGGCTGCACCCCAGCCACAGGTTACTGTTGACGGGGCGCCCTCGAGGACCCCTGCTTCTAAACCAGAGCCAACAAAAGAAGAGGGACCACAGGACCTGAGAGTGTTTGAGCTCAACTCTGACAGCGGGAAGTCAACGCCCTCTAACAACGGCAAGAAAG GGTCCAGCACCGACGTGAGTGAGGACTGGGAGAAAGACTTTGACCTGGACATGACCGAGGAAGAAGTTCAACTGGCACTCTCCAAAATAGAAGACACTGGGGAG CTGGAGGAAGACTGGGAGAACTGGAACTGA
- the olig4 gene encoding oligodendrocyte transcription factor 4, translating to MDSDAGSTSSRSSSPDLVVDDSAGSFFSNKMFQTYYQEGRADDEASEGRMERCGGGGKIMSEDGKEVVQDLRLKVNSRERRRMHDLNQAMDGLREVMPYAHGPSVRKLSKISTLLLARNYILMLSTSLDEMKKLVGDVYGGSAAIQSRTASHHAITPAAPTAHHPLHPLAQSLHSLVGGTPSALQHHHSSSVPVPHSTASFLGFHAPVQGLLKDPLHLASSYRHFPGMPCPCSLCQPLPTTTSTLHSLSMNK from the coding sequence ATGGATTCTGATGCTGGCTCCACCAGCAGCCGCTCGTCATCCCCTGACCTGGTGGTGGACGACTCAGCTGGGAGCTTCTTCTCCAACAAGATGTTCCAGACCTACTACCAAGAAGGCAGAGCAGACGACGAGGCCAGCGAGGGCAGGATGGAGCGCTGCGGTGGCGGCGGTAAGATCATGTCTGAGGACGGCAAGGAGGTGGTGCAGGACCTGAGGCTGAAAGTCAACAgccgggagaggaggaggatgcatgATCTCAACCAGGCGATGGACGGCCTGAGAGAGGTCATGCCCTACGCCCACGGACCCTCAGTGCGCAAGCTGTCGAAAATCTCCACCTTGCTTCTGGCCCGCAACTACATCCTCATGCTGTCAACATCGTTGGATGAGATGAAGAAGCTGGTGGGTGACGTTTATGGAGGCAGCGCTGCCATCCAGAGCCGCACCGCAAGCCACCACGCCATTACCCCCGCAGCCCCCACAGCCCACCACCCGCTCCATCCTCTGGCACAGTCACTGCACTCCCTGGTGGGTGGCACTCCATCCGCGCTCCAGCACCATCACTCGTCTTCCGTCCCAGTCCCACACTCCACTGCCAGCTTCCTGGGCTTTCATGCTCCAGTCCAGGGCCTGCTGAAGGACCCCCTGCACCTGGCCAGCTCCTACAGGCACTTCCCTGGCATGCCCTGCCCCTGCTCCCTCTGCCAGCCTCTGCCCACAACTACCTCCACATTGCACAGTCTGTCTATGAACAAGTGA